TTCTATCAAATTTACCCCTCCTAAAACCTATCATTTATTATGTTTATAACTTCTTCTTTTTTAACATTTATAGCTTTCATGCTTGCTATAAACGAATCCATGGATTCATTTATCAAATCTTCCTTTATTTTTGTTATTATAGAACTATCATCCGTTATGTTACTTTGATAGTTTCTATGAGTCGTTATTATCCCCATTTCTTCCATTTCTTTATATGCTTTTTGAACAGTATTTGGGTTTACTTTTATCATAACTGCCATATCTCTCCTTGACGGTATGATATCTCCTATTCCTAATTCGCCTATTACAATTTGTT
The nucleotide sequence above comes from Paraclostridium bifermentans. Encoded proteins:
- a CDS encoding GntR family transcriptional regulator, translating into MSFIPNDKEPVYIQIIRYIKQQIVIGELGIGDIIPSRRDMAVMIKVNPNTVQKAYKEMEEMGIITTHRNYQSNITDDSSIITKIKEDLINESMDSFIASMKAINVKKEEVINIINDRF